The Toxorhynchites rutilus septentrionalis strain SRP chromosome 3, ASM2978413v1, whole genome shotgun sequence genome includes a region encoding these proteins:
- the LOC129778512 gene encoding uncharacterized protein LOC129778512 isoform X2 → MLIDKRQLLIYLDAIASELKKVIALPCYNLASTSSSLISSGSPELPAFSPSGPSTSASIKWSSELNRDLLFCYYVVTNGGQSTIGYRKRLRHLWCARHVPTGHENEQRLAGQLRRIQRNHLLSEDARRQLRLEASEYDFDYHCSRARPLRISDRNRKVFRKLAKTYTRMKELHSVNRALSYVNSAVDMKFSASREIDVLTMKRVAQVLAETIRNRKDTPNIGKHLSSFLNVLVPKHFLNDTKIRHYLSHCRRDYFSLLDVADEEIDYHELHRNLKILKNLLLYVQNLDYILAIKTLMNRVYNSKCIEEVKSYYAYIFRNNSTDFLKDLEFAPFLLLQINSILDGIIQEHHSSGHKPCDRLEKIKLRVCKEIDSYKNLHQQYSNTILMIDCMMSKIKSNQSHDKIRHLFRSHLRVFRCDKNIHQQFLVQLKLQLLTYLYEDISAISEPHVQPRIVHHLSRLLYAIDNYKLVGQHNPKSDEALARNVTFCTPDYPANMISRLEKRTGRSFAFISQDPFLQKIRDHPDKRYDFLRQCFHRHKISINGSIFRELERDDEKHVEDRICQLQRLFLDQNMNMRSFDRIEEIAFEMLILETTWALSPKLLDNAESLSNYVPVLTGRNLRNYLAHGSITYEVLVSNITPKTFLQNALSIMKLSKNIISEIYERHSWDFADRLACLNFQNSIFQGFQFQNCQEIQGTIKRDRYLVGKDHLNHGIVDRLIQTRSCLLLGHLLDLGKVDELLRTLSYLMEDINIVPCEGKFHNLLTDVEARIHFCYNLAMLSNEEDILIRIVADFGYDQIDTIPMIFNFDQLYTSFLENYPDYDVNSESNAEILHYAVLSGNVELLNLLLDQCNDLNLRDIYKHTPLDVACKLSNIDMIKTLTNAGAKWFSNNLSQYLWLFLNNDHEAIIFLKNNDLVGDKIAQSCINAFLQYCEDDKEEIVELMLSYVDYTDLYSVAARFRRVNVIKYMIATDDGLEININRKDISGQTALHISSGKGFREIVRLLLNHFGDPNTQDFAGNTALHLAVEFGDTKTVSMLLTHRASVIIQNQLNQTPLDLALRYGSLRMSKILLKHIQHTQTVQIPETLHSVEILYQLQTANIQYKVETIPGNKYCDFLTPLHYAKDEGRIRILLQCFDVNVQSPKFCDTPLHVACLTNHTGAARILLKQGADPSLMNSDNLSPLHLAVINRSVEMVRIITSTRHRMNTDAINSALTIATRKGHLEIVRILLDHGADISIFLTAAKSTPQNLLLPAAREGYIRILQYLLQEQIFDVNGEDPAGSTPLFLAAVHANIRVIETLVEYGADIEHTNKLGHNVVSTAAMHDRLDIVKYFINNYPQTSRFISTAYAGKNTVLHIAVLKGSLEMVKYFLDLHNANAMLSNCLNEQNLEGFTALHICAQTGNERIFTLLLGSGADPSIPLFNEQAILHTAILNGNLNIVRVLLAQPSMVDVNACDSEHRSILHYAVFSRSVAVVKEVLRVRGLQINRQDRQGDSALHLAAENQFVDIYNLLQKHVDNKLTNGCGKRAIDILLKK, encoded by the coding sequence atgctgatcgacaaacGTCAACTGCTCATCTATTTGGACGCAATCGCCAGCGAATTGAAAAAAGTGATTGCACTTCCATGCTACAACTTGGCATCTACCTCGAGCTCACTCATTTCGTCTGGCTCGCCAGAGTTACCAGCTTTCTCGCCCAGTGGACCATCAACCTCGGCCTCCATCAAGTGGTCCTCGGAGCTCAATCGGGATCTTCTGTTCTGTTACTACGTGGTCACCAACGGTGGTCAAAGCACGATCGGCTACCGAAAACGACTTCGCCATCTGTGGTGTGCCCGACACGTCCCCACGGGACATGAGAACGAGCAGCGACTTGCCGGGCAGTTGCGTCGCATCCAACGTAACCACTTACTCTCGGAAGACGCTCGCCGGCAGCTGCGGCTGGAGGCTAGTGAGTACGACTTCGACTATCACTGTTCACGCGCCCGACCACTTAGAATATCGGACAGAAATAGGAAAGTGTTTCGAAAATTAGCAAAAACCTACACCAGAATGAAGGAACTTCATTCGGTTAACCGTGCTCTGAGTTATGTCAACTCGGCTGTCGACATGAAGTTCAGTGCCAGCAGGGAGATTGATGTGCTCACGATGAAAAGAGTTGCCCAGGTTCTGGCGGAAACTATTAGAAATAGGAAGGATACACCTAACATTGGCAAACATTTGTCTAGTTTCCTGAATGTTTTAGTTCCGAAGCATTTTCTAAACGACACCAAGATACGGCACTATTTGTCCCACTGTCGTAGAGATTACTTCTCGCTGTTGGATGTGGCGGACGAAGAAATCGACTACCACGAATTGCACCGTaatctgaaaattttgaaaaacctcTTACTGTATGTACAAAATCTAGACTATATACTCGCGATAAAAACGTTGATGAACCGTGTGTACAATAGTAAGTGTATAGAAGAAGTCAAATCGTATTACGCGTACATTTTCCGTAACAATTCTACGGATTTTCTGAAAGATTTGGAGTTTGCCCCGTTCCTCTTGCTGCAGATTAACTCTATTCTAGATGGTATCATACAAGAGCATCACAGTTCTGGACATAAACCGTGCGATCGTTTGGAGAAGATCAAGTTGAGAGTCTGCAAAGAGATTGATAGTTACAAGAACTTACATCAACAATACAGCAACACAATCCTCATGATCGACTGCATGATGTCGAAAATAAAGTCCAATCAGAGTCACGACAAAATACGGCATCTGTTCCGATCGCATCTGCGCGTGTTCCGGTGTGACAAAAACATCCACCAACAGTTTCTAGTTCAACTCAAGCTACAACTTCTGACCTACCTCTACGAGGACATCAGTGCGATATCCGAGCCACATGTGCAACCCAGAATTGTTCATCACCTCAGCCGACTTCTCTACGCCATAGATAACTACAAACTTGTCGGTCAGCACAATCCAAAGTCTGACGAAGCATTGGCAAGAAACGTCACGTTCTGCACTCCAGATTACCCCGCGAATATGATCTCACGGCTGGAGAAACGAACCGGTAGATCATTCGCATTCATTTCCCAAGATCCGTTTCTACAAAAAATTAGAGATCACCCTGACAAACGGTATGATTTTCTGCGGCAATGTTTCCATCGGCATAAAATCTCGATCAACGGCAGCATCTTCCGGGAACTCGAGCGAGATGACGAAAAGCACGTGGAGGACAGGATCTGTCAGCTGCAGAGGCTGTTCCTAGATCAAAACATGAATATGCGATCGTTCGATCGAATCGAAGAGATCGCCTTCGAGATGCTAATTCTGGAAACGACCTGGGCTTTATCGCCCAAACTGCTGGATAATGCCGAGAGCCTCTCGAACTACGTTCCCGTGCTGACGGGAAGAAACCTAAGGAACTATCTGGCCCATGGAAGCATAACGTACGAGGTGCTAGTGTCGAACATTACCCCCAAAACATTCCTTCAGAATGCGCTCAGTATAATGAAGCTgtccaaaaacatcatttcggAAATCTACGAGCGACATAGTTGGGACTTTGCGGATCGCCTGGCGTGTCTCAATTTtcagaacagtatttttcaggGATTTCAGTTTCAAAACTGCCAGGAAATCCAGGGTACCATAAAGCGAGACCGATATTTGGTCGGGAAGGATCACCTGAACCATGGAATCGTGGATCGACTAATACAAACGCGAAGCTGTCTACTGCTTGGACACTTACTTGATCTGGGAAAGGTTGACGAGCTGCTTCGAACCCTGTCATACCTTATGGAAGATATCAACATCGTTCCTTGCGAGGGAAAGTTCCATAATCTATTGACGGATGTCGAAGCAAGAATCCATTTCTGCTACAATCTCGCGATGCTTAGCAACGAAGAAGATATACTGATCAGAATAGTTGCCGATTTTGGTTACGATCAGATCGATACAATCCcaatgatcttcaatttcgatCAGTTGTACACCAGCTTCCTGGAGAACTATCCCGACTACGACGTCAACAGCGAATCGAACGCAGAGATCCTTCATTACGCGGTGTTATCGGGGAATGTTGAGCTCCTGAACCTACTGCTGGACCAATGTAACGATCTGAACTTACGCGATATCTACAAACACACACCGCTGGATGTGGCCTGCAAATTGAGCAACATCGATATGATCAAAACGTTGACAAACGCTGGGGCCAAGTGGTTCTCGAACAACCTGAGCCAGTACCTGTGGTTGTTTCTGAACAACGACCATGAGGCGATAATATTTCTGAAAAACAACGATCTAGTGGGAGACAAGATAGCCCAAAGCTGCATCAACGCGTTCCTACAATACTGCGAAGACGACAAGGAAGAAATAGTGGAGCTCATGCTCAGCTACGTGGATTATACGGATCTGTATTCGGTAGCGGCACGCTTCCGGAGGGTGAACGTTATCAAGTATATGATCGCCACCGACGATGGGCTTGAGATAAACATAAATCGTAAGGATATCAGTGGTCAAACAGCTCTTCATATATCTAGTGGAAAAGGTTTCCGAGAAATCGTTCGGTTGTTGTTGAACCACTTCGGAGATCCAAATACACAGGATTTCGCAGGTAACACAGCCCTTCATCTAGCTGTTGAATTTGGTGACACCAAAACTGTGAGTATGTTACTGACTCACCGTGCAAGCGTGATTATACAGAATCAGCTTAATCAAACGCCTTTGGATCTAGCACTGAGATATGGAAGTCTTAGAATGAGCAAGATCCTACTCAAGCACATTCAACATACCCAAACAGTTCAGATACCCGAAACACTTCATTCGGTGGAAATCCTCTACCAGCTTCAAACCGCAAACATTCAGTACAAGGTGGAAACAATTCCTGGGAACAAATATTGTGACTTCTTGACTCCATTACACTATGCCAAAGACGAGGGAAGAATACGAATTCTTTTGCAATGCTTTGACGTTAACGTTCAAAGTCCCAAATTTTGCGACACACCTCTCCATGTGGCGTGTTTGACAAACCACACGGGTGCCGCTCGTATCCTTCTCAAACAAGGCGCCGATCCTAGTCTGATGAATTCCGATAACTTATCTCCGCTTCATTTGGCCGTTATCAATAGGAGCGTAGAAATGGTTCGGATCATAACATCTACTAGACATCGAATGAATACCGATGCCATCAACTCCGCCCTGACGATAGCAACACGCAAGGGTCACCTCGAAATAGTTCGTATTCTTCTGGATCACGGGGCAGATATTTCGATATTTCTAACCGCGGCCAAATCGACGCCACAAAATTTACTTCTCCCGGCAGCGCGGGAAGGTTATATCCGAATCCTGCAATATCTGCTACAGGAACAAATTTTCGACGTAAACGGCGAAGATCCGGCTGGATCGACGCCACTTTTCCTGGCAGCCGTACACGCAAACATCCGTGTCATTGAAACTCTTGTGGAGTACGGTGCCGACATAGAACACACGAATAAATTGGGTCACAATGTTGTCTCTACGGCGGCCATGCACGATCGTTTGGATATCGTGAAGTATTTCATCAATAACTATCCGCAGACGTCGCGGTTCATCTCGACAGCCTATGCAGGTAAAAACACCGTGCTCCACATAGCGGTGTTGAAAGGATCCTTAGAAATGGTGAAATATTTTCTCGACCTCCACAACGCCAACGCCATGCTGTCCAATTGCCTCAACGAACAAAACCTTGAAGGCTTCACGGCGCTCCACATCTGCGCCCAAACCGGGAACGAACGGATATTCACTCTACTGCTGGGTAGCGGCGCGGATCCGTCGATCCCGCTTTTCAACGAACAAGCCATCCTGCATACCGCAATTCTGAATGGTAATTTGAACATCGTACGGGTCCTTCTGGCGCAACCGTCAATGGTTGATGTGAACGCCTGCGACAGCGAGCACCGATCGATTCTTCATTACGCTGTGTTCTCACGAAGCGTAGCAGTGGTGAAGGAAGTTCTGAGGGTTCGGGGACTGCAGATCAATCGGCAAGATCGTCAGGGTGACAGTGCGCTGCACTTGGCGGCCGAGAATCAGTTCGTCGATATCTACAATTTGTTGCAGAAACACGTTGACAATAAGCTTACGAATGGGTGCGGTAAACGTGCAATCGACATTCTGCTGAAGAAATGA